A region of the Sphingomonas sp. S2-65 genome:
GACAGACGGGAGCCGGCGGGCGTCACCCGCCGGTCTTTGGATCTGAGTGCCGATGGGCCGGCATTCCCCAGCGGAGAAGATCGCGAGCGTGTTCGTTCATCCGGTGCTAAGCCGCTGGAATGCATGTACATGCACATCCTGCCGACTCGGGAGAATGGTATGCGTTCCCTTTCCATTGCCGCAGCAGCGCTCTGCGCTATCGCCGCGCCTGCCGCTGCGCAGACCGATAGCAAGGCGCAAGCTGCCGCGCGTGCGCTGAGCAATCCGCTCGTCCAGGAAGGTGTCGCGATGATGGTGGATCAGGTCGCAGGCATCGTCCTCGACACCCGTGTCGGTCCGCTCGCCCGGTATGTCGACCCCGAAGGCGATGTACGCCCGAACGACACGCTGGGCGATGTCCAGCGCCGCCGCGATCCCCAGTTCCAGGCCAAACTGCACGCCGGCACCCGCGACGCGGTCCGGACCGCCGGTGTTGTCGCCAACGACGCTTTGGCGATGGGCGACGAACTCGGCCGGACTGCTGCCCGCCTCCAGGCCGCGCTGGCGCCGCTGACTGCGATGCTCGACGCGGGCGATTGATGCGCGGAAGCGCTGGACGCGCCGCGCGCCGCGGCTCAATAGAACCGCATGTGGCAGCTCCTTCAATTCCCCCTATGCCCCTTCTCGCGTAAGGTTCGCCTGCTGCTGGGCGAAAAGGGCGTCGCGTATGAGCCGGTGCGTGAATCCCCGTGGATGCGCCGCGACGAGTTCATGGACCTCAACCCCGCCGGCCAGGTGCCGGTGATGGTCGACACCGAACGCGGCGTCACGCTGATCGATTCGGCGGTGATCTGCGAGTTTTTCGAGGAAACGGTCGACAAGGCGGCGATGCTCAACGGCACCGCCGTCGACCGCGCCGAGATACGCCGGCTGACCATCTGGTTCGACACGCAGTTCTTCAGCGAGATCACCGCGCCCCTGCTTCAGGAACGGATGCTGAAACGGCTGGTCTACAAGCAGTCACCCGATGGGCAGGTGCTGCGCGCGGCGATGAAGGCCGCGGTCGGCCATCTCGATTATATCGACTATCTGCTCGATCACCGCACATGGTTGGGCGGTGCGACGATGAGCCTCGCCGACCTCGCCGCCGCCGCGCAGATCTCGATCGCCGACTATCTGGGCGGCATCGACTGGAAGAGCCACGACCAGGCCAAACGCTGGTATATCGGCATGAAGAGCCGCCCGAGCTTCCGCCCGCTGCTGTCCGAGCGGATGGAAGGCATCGCCCCGCCTGCCGATTACGAGAAGCTCGACCTGTAACGGGCGCGTCCTGACCCGGGGTTTTGCGGGGCGGCGGCGTCGCGGTCGTGCAGCTAGGGAACGCTTCGGCAAGGCCCCGGTTGGGGCCCTTCAACCGGGGAGACGGAACATCGAGATGCTCGCACCGCAATCCTCGATCACGCCCGAGGAACGCGAAAGGGCCGCCCGTCACCTGCTGATCGACGCCGCGGCCGCAACCGCGATCGGCGCGCTCAATTCGGGCGTGGTGCTGCTGGCGCTGGCGATCCATATCGGCGCGACCAACAGCGAGATCGGCCTGCTCGCGGCCATTCCGCTGCTCACGCAGATCCTTCAGGCGCCCACTGTGAAGCTGGTCGAGCGGCTGCGCCGCCGCCGGCTGATCTCGGTCACCTGCGTGTTCTTCGC
Encoded here:
- a CDS encoding glutathione S-transferase family protein, whose amino-acid sequence is MWQLLQFPLCPFSRKVRLLLGEKGVAYEPVRESPWMRRDEFMDLNPAGQVPVMVDTERGVTLIDSAVICEFFEETVDKAAMLNGTAVDRAEIRRLTIWFDTQFFSEITAPLLQERMLKRLVYKQSPDGQVLRAAMKAAVGHLDYIDYLLDHRTWLGGATMSLADLAAAAQISIADYLGGIDWKSHDQAKRWYIGMKSRPSFRPLLSERMEGIAPPADYEKLDL